A portion of the Streptomyces erythrochromogenes genome contains these proteins:
- a CDS encoding oxidoreductase translates to MRVAVIGGGPGGLYFAALAKQLSPHWEITVWERNAPDDTFGFGVVFSDETLDGIAHADREVHQAMSAEFARWADIDVRYRGTTLTSGGHGFAALGRRRLLSILQERCAALQVDVRYRTQAPPAAELAATHDLVVACDGVRSATRTAHADVFGTELDERAGRYMWLGTDKVFEAFTFIVDEHDFGTLQVHAYPYDATRSTFIVELEEGAWRRAGFEEHAARDHPPGTSDEDSIRRCEELLASHLDGHRLLPNNSKWLRFTTVRNRTWRHGNVVLLGDAAHTAHFSIGSGTKLAMEDALVLAASLHEHPDVPAALAAYEEERRPVVESTQRAAQASLEWFERIDRYTGQDPHQFAFNLLTRSRRVTYDNLRVRDEGFTAAVNRSSAVPPMFRPFPLGGLLLRNRVVVPPTALHTARDGIPGDFDLVHLSTQALGGAGLVLAGMTAVSTDGRATPGCPGLWSDDQEAAWRRIAGFVHGQSDTCLGIQLTHAGRRAAGAGPRPVAASALAWDQRSPVPREADRADMDAVVRDFTSAARRADRAGFDALELQYGHGHLLSGFLSPLTNRRTDEYGGDLDGRLRFPLEVLRAVREVWPAGKALLVRISAADWAEGGTSEADAVAIARALAGAGADAVDVSTGEVVAHEQPRYGRSYQTPYADLIRNATGIPTIAVGAISTYDDVNSIVLAGRADLCGVGRAQLHDPLWTLHAAAAQGYQGPAAPWARAWRAGSGRPPSARTDRIPPRLQLLRQPAASVHRRWLPRAAAAPARS, encoded by the coding sequence GTGCGCGTCGCAGTCATAGGAGGAGGGCCCGGCGGACTGTACTTCGCGGCCCTCGCCAAGCAGCTCTCCCCGCACTGGGAGATCACCGTCTGGGAGCGGAACGCCCCCGACGACACCTTCGGCTTCGGCGTCGTCTTCTCCGACGAGACGCTCGACGGGATCGCCCACGCCGACCGGGAGGTCCACCAGGCCATGTCGGCCGAGTTCGCGCGCTGGGCCGACATCGACGTCCGCTACCGCGGCACCACCCTCACCTCCGGCGGCCACGGCTTCGCCGCCCTCGGCCGCCGGCGCCTGCTGAGCATCCTCCAGGAGCGCTGCGCCGCCCTGCAGGTCGACGTCCGCTACCGGACCCAGGCCCCGCCCGCCGCCGAACTCGCCGCCACCCACGACCTGGTGGTGGCCTGCGACGGCGTACGGTCGGCCACGCGCACCGCACACGCCGACGTCTTCGGGACCGAACTCGACGAACGCGCCGGCCGCTACATGTGGCTCGGCACGGACAAGGTCTTCGAGGCCTTCACGTTCATCGTCGACGAGCACGACTTCGGCACCCTCCAGGTGCACGCGTATCCCTACGACGCGACCCGCTCCACCTTCATCGTGGAGCTGGAGGAGGGGGCCTGGCGGCGCGCCGGCTTCGAGGAGCACGCCGCCCGCGACCATCCGCCGGGCACCAGCGACGAGGACAGCATCCGGCGCTGCGAGGAGCTCCTCGCGAGCCACCTCGACGGCCACCGCCTGCTGCCCAACAACTCCAAGTGGCTGCGCTTCACCACCGTCCGCAACCGCACCTGGCGGCACGGCAACGTCGTCCTCCTCGGGGACGCCGCGCACACCGCGCACTTCTCCATCGGCTCCGGCACCAAGCTCGCCATGGAGGACGCCCTCGTCCTCGCCGCCAGCCTGCACGAACACCCGGACGTGCCGGCCGCGCTCGCGGCGTACGAGGAGGAGCGCCGACCGGTCGTGGAGTCCACCCAGCGGGCGGCCCAGGCCAGCCTCGAATGGTTCGAGCGCATCGACCGCTACACGGGCCAGGACCCGCACCAGTTCGCCTTCAACCTCCTGACCCGCAGCCGCCGCGTCACCTACGACAACCTGCGCGTGCGGGACGAGGGCTTCACCGCCGCGGTCAACCGCTCCTCGGCCGTGCCGCCCATGTTCCGGCCCTTCCCGCTCGGCGGACTGCTCCTGCGCAACCGGGTCGTCGTACCGCCCACCGCCCTGCACACCGCGCGCGACGGGATCCCCGGCGACTTCGACCTCGTCCACCTCAGCACCCAGGCCCTCGGCGGGGCCGGCCTCGTCCTCGCCGGGATGACGGCCGTCAGCACCGACGGCCGGGCCACCCCCGGCTGCCCCGGCCTGTGGAGCGACGACCAGGAAGCGGCCTGGCGGCGCATCGCCGGCTTCGTCCACGGCCAGTCCGACACCTGCCTGGGCATCCAGCTCACGCACGCCGGCCGCCGCGCCGCCGGCGCAGGCCCGCGGCCCGTCGCCGCCTCGGCCCTGGCCTGGGACCAGCGGAGCCCCGTACCGCGCGAGGCCGACCGCGCCGACATGGACGCCGTCGTACGGGACTTCACGAGCGCGGCCCGCCGCGCCGACCGGGCCGGCTTCGACGCGCTGGAACTCCAGTACGGGCACGGCCACCTGCTCTCCGGCTTCCTGTCCCCGCTCACCAACCGGCGGACCGACGAGTACGGCGGCGACCTCGACGGCAGACTGCGCTTCCCGCTCGAAGTGCTGCGCGCCGTACGGGAGGTGTGGCCGGCCGGCAAGGCGCTGCTCGTACGGATCTCCGCCGCGGACTGGGCCGAAGGCGGCACCAGCGAGGCCGACGCCGTCGCGATCGCCCGAGCCCTCGCCGGGGCGGGCGCCGACGCCGTCGACGTCTCCACCGGCGAGGTCGTCGCCCACGAACAGCCCCGGTACGGCCGCAGCTACCAGACCCCCTACGCCGACCTCATCCGCAACGCCACCGGCATCCCCACCATCGCCGTCGGGGCGATCTCCACCTACGACGACGTCAACTCGATCGTCCTGGCCGGGCGGGCCGACCTGTGCGGCGTCGGCCGCGCCCAGCTCCACGACCCGCTGTGGACCCTGCACGCGGCCGCCGCCCAGGGCTACCAGGGCCCGGCCGCGCCGTGGGCGCGCGCCTGGCGGGCAGGCAGCGGACGGCCCCCCTCCGCCCGGACCGACCGGATCCCGCCCCGGCTCCAACTCCTGCGGCAGCCCGCCGCGTCCGTCCACCGCCGCTGGCTGCCCCGCGCGGCCGCCGCACCCGCCCGCTCCTAG
- a CDS encoding carbon-nitrogen hydrolase family protein yields the protein MPKPTPPAGPGDDLPRFTAAAVQAAPVYLDPAATVDKAVALIAEAAANGARLVVFPEVFVPGYPYWNWTMNPVQGSPWFERLQRASVDIPGPHVDALRAAARLHGVVLVIGVNERAPHSLGVLYNTLLTIGPDGELLGVHRKLVPTWAEKLTWTGGDGSSLVVHPTPIGPLGALACGENTNTLARFTLLAQGELVHASCYIALPVAPADYDMADAIAVRTAAHSFEGKVFSVVACSTVSPEIVDALAGDDEELRKQFTRPRSALSGIFGPDGRPVTEPLVDDEGIVYAEIDLARCIQPRQMHDITGHYNRFDIFRLEVDNRPRPPVTFTAPAAPAAGTASPEEDA from the coding sequence ATGCCCAAGCCCACACCCCCCGCCGGGCCCGGGGACGACCTACCCCGGTTCACGGCCGCGGCCGTCCAGGCCGCACCCGTCTACCTCGACCCCGCCGCCACCGTCGACAAGGCCGTCGCCCTGATCGCGGAGGCCGCGGCGAACGGCGCCCGACTCGTCGTCTTCCCCGAGGTGTTCGTCCCCGGCTACCCCTACTGGAACTGGACGATGAACCCCGTCCAGGGATCCCCCTGGTTCGAGCGGCTCCAGCGCGCCTCCGTCGACATCCCCGGCCCGCACGTCGACGCCCTGCGCGCGGCGGCCCGCCTGCACGGCGTCGTCCTCGTCATCGGGGTCAACGAACGCGCCCCGCACAGCCTCGGCGTCCTCTACAACACCCTGCTCACCATCGGCCCCGACGGCGAACTCCTCGGCGTCCACCGCAAACTGGTCCCCACCTGGGCCGAGAAGCTCACCTGGACCGGCGGCGACGGCAGCTCCCTGGTCGTCCACCCCACCCCGATCGGCCCGCTCGGCGCCCTGGCCTGCGGCGAGAACACCAACACCCTGGCCCGCTTCACGCTCCTGGCCCAGGGCGAACTCGTCCACGCCTCCTGCTACATCGCCCTGCCCGTCGCACCCGCCGACTACGACATGGCCGACGCCATCGCCGTCCGCACCGCCGCCCACAGCTTCGAGGGCAAGGTCTTCTCCGTCGTCGCCTGCTCCACCGTCTCCCCGGAGATCGTGGACGCCCTCGCCGGGGACGACGAGGAACTGCGGAAGCAGTTCACCCGCCCCCGCAGCGCCCTGTCCGGCATCTTCGGCCCCGACGGCCGCCCGGTGACCGAACCCCTCGTCGACGACGAGGGCATCGTCTACGCCGAGATCGACCTCGCCCGCTGCATCCAGCCCCGGCAGATGCACGACATCACCGGCCACTACAACCGCTTCGACATCTTCCGCCTCGAAGTCGACAACCGCCCCCGCCCGCCCGTGACCTTCACCGCGCCCGCGGCCCCCGCCGCCGGCACCGCCAGCCCCGAGGAGGACGCATGA
- a CDS encoding cupin domain-containing protein, protein MTIEQDDTALGRARVSDTPELTAYYDELGALDAGALWTVANDIEPWYPHPRSVPVLWRYDDLRPLVHKALGLVRADDAGRRVVMLVNPGRRDVSAAAGLLYTGLQIMGPGEAMTAHRHQAAALRFVHEGTGAWTIVDGQKLKVGPRDFAITPNGTWHEHGNDADDAPVIWQDGLDIPLVNALDAGFYEVHPELYQTPGKVINSSVLTYGANLLPYGAQKWTRPYSPLLAYPWEPTYEALRNLAKATEGSPYDGVIAEYTNPVTGGPVMPTMGAHMQLLRPGQATLAHRHTGSVIYTAAKGRGVSVIAGRRFEWKQGDIFCVPSWAWHEHHNLDPAEDACLFSFNDFPVMRSLGFHREEAYADNGGHQPVTAA, encoded by the coding sequence ATGACCATCGAGCAGGACGACACCGCGCTCGGCCGCGCCCGCGTGTCCGACACCCCCGAACTCACCGCCTACTACGACGAGCTCGGCGCCCTGGACGCGGGCGCCCTGTGGACCGTCGCCAACGACATCGAGCCCTGGTACCCGCACCCCCGGTCCGTACCCGTCCTGTGGCGCTACGACGACCTGCGCCCCCTCGTCCACAAGGCCCTCGGCCTCGTCCGGGCCGACGACGCCGGCCGCCGCGTCGTCATGCTCGTCAACCCGGGCCGCAGGGACGTCAGCGCCGCCGCCGGACTCCTCTACACCGGACTCCAGATCATGGGCCCCGGCGAGGCCATGACCGCCCACCGCCACCAGGCCGCGGCCCTGCGCTTCGTCCACGAGGGCACCGGCGCCTGGACGATCGTCGACGGCCAGAAGCTGAAGGTCGGCCCCCGCGACTTCGCCATCACCCCGAACGGCACCTGGCACGAGCACGGCAACGACGCCGACGACGCCCCCGTCATCTGGCAGGACGGCCTGGACATCCCGCTGGTCAACGCCCTCGATGCCGGCTTCTACGAGGTCCACCCCGAGCTGTACCAGACGCCCGGGAAGGTCATCAACTCCTCGGTCCTCACCTACGGGGCGAACCTGCTGCCCTACGGCGCGCAGAAGTGGACCCGGCCCTACTCGCCGCTGCTCGCCTACCCCTGGGAGCCCACCTACGAAGCCCTGCGGAACCTGGCGAAGGCGACCGAGGGCTCCCCGTACGACGGGGTCATCGCCGAGTACACCAACCCGGTGACGGGCGGCCCGGTCATGCCCACCATGGGCGCCCACATGCAGCTCCTGCGCCCCGGCCAGGCCACCCTCGCCCACCGCCACACCGGCTCGGTGATCTACACGGCGGCCAAGGGCCGCGGCGTCTCCGTCATCGCCGGACGGCGCTTCGAGTGGAAGCAGGGCGACATCTTCTGCGTCCCCTCCTGGGCCTGGCACGAGCACCACAACCTCGACCCGGCAGAGGACGCCTGCCTCTTCTCCTTCAACGACTTCCCCGTCATGCGCTCGCTCGGCTTCCACCGGGAAGAGGCGTACGCCGACAACGGCGGGCACCAGCCCGTCACCGCCGCCTGA
- a CDS encoding fumarylacetoacetate hydrolase family protein yields the protein MRLLTFTAAADTSDAADSAATAGRAAGRLGAETDGTVLDLAVLARHAGVPLPHDLLSFVQAGPAARETARELLAADPAGRPAEAVHRLEDVTLRAPLRPGKIIGVGLNYIEHVEESSRSLDTDKDLPPRPVLFGKPATAVTGPGAPILHNADLTTQLDWECELAVVIGRTAFRVSEEEAYEHIFGFSILNDISARDQRRSGQWFFSKGQDSYAPFGPVVVTRDEIRDPMALDLSLRVNKVTKQKSNTRHMLFPIARLIADISSGMTLEPGDVIATGSPSGVGAGMVPPQFLRPGDTVEATVEGIGTLTNPVVDAR from the coding sequence ATGCGCTTGCTGACCTTCACCGCCGCAGCCGACACGTCCGACGCCGCTGACTCCGCCGCCACAGCCGGCCGAGCGGCCGGACGCCTCGGCGCCGAGACCGACGGCACCGTCCTCGACCTCGCGGTCCTGGCCCGCCACGCCGGCGTACCGCTCCCGCACGACCTGCTCTCCTTCGTCCAGGCAGGCCCGGCCGCCCGGGAGACCGCCCGGGAACTGCTCGCCGCCGACCCGGCCGGCCGGCCCGCCGAGGCCGTGCACCGCCTGGAGGACGTGACCCTGCGCGCCCCGCTGCGCCCCGGGAAGATCATCGGCGTCGGCCTCAACTACATCGAGCACGTCGAGGAGTCCAGCCGCAGCCTCGACACCGACAAGGACCTGCCGCCGCGCCCCGTCCTCTTCGGCAAGCCCGCCACCGCCGTCACCGGCCCCGGAGCGCCGATCCTGCACAACGCGGACCTGACCACCCAGCTGGACTGGGAATGCGAACTGGCCGTCGTCATCGGCCGCACCGCCTTCCGGGTGAGCGAGGAGGAGGCGTACGAGCACATCTTCGGCTTCAGCATCCTCAACGACATCAGCGCCCGCGACCAGCGCCGCTCCGGCCAGTGGTTCTTCTCCAAGGGCCAGGACTCCTACGCCCCCTTCGGCCCGGTGGTCGTGACCCGCGACGAGATCCGCGACCCCATGGCCCTCGACCTCTCGCTGCGCGTCAACAAAGTCACCAAGCAGAAGTCGAACACCCGGCACATGCTCTTCCCCATCGCCCGGCTCATCGCCGACATCAGCTCCGGCATGACCCTGGAACCCGGCGACGTCATCGCCACCGGCTCGCCGTCCGGGGTGGGCGCCGGCATGGTTCCGCCGCAGTTCCTGCGCCCCGGTGACACCGTCGAGGCAACGGTCGAAGGCATCGGAACCCTCACCAACCCCGTCGTCGACGCCCGCTGA
- a CDS encoding maleate cis-trans isomerase family protein encodes METEVPAVLRARQAVAPDERFTFHSSRMRMTHVTPEQLKAMDADSDRCAVELSDARVDVLGYACLVAIMSMGLGYHRVSEQRLHTRTAENGAPAPVVTSAGALVHGLHTIGARKIALLAPYMRPLTRTVVDYLTHEGIEVLDYEALEIADNLDVAAHDPARLPGLARALEYSDADAVVLSACVQMPSLGAIEEAEQLLGKPVVSAAVCTAHQMLRALDLDAVAPGAGHLLSGAYARTPLPGRP; translated from the coding sequence ATGGAGACCGAGGTCCCCGCCGTCCTCCGGGCGCGGCAGGCCGTCGCACCCGACGAGCGCTTCACCTTCCACTCCAGCCGCATGCGCATGACCCACGTCACCCCCGAGCAGCTCAAGGCCATGGACGCCGACTCCGACCGCTGCGCCGTCGAGCTCTCCGACGCCCGGGTCGACGTACTCGGCTACGCCTGCCTGGTCGCCATCATGAGCATGGGCCTCGGCTACCACCGGGTCTCCGAGCAGCGGCTGCACACCCGGACCGCCGAGAACGGTGCCCCCGCCCCCGTCGTCACCAGTGCCGGGGCGCTCGTCCACGGGCTGCACACCATCGGCGCCCGCAAGATCGCGCTGCTGGCGCCCTACATGCGGCCGCTCACGCGGACCGTCGTGGACTACCTCACGCACGAGGGCATCGAGGTACTGGACTACGAGGCCCTGGAGATCGCGGACAACCTCGACGTCGCCGCCCACGACCCCGCCCGCCTGCCGGGCCTCGCACGGGCGCTGGAGTACTCCGACGCGGACGCGGTCGTGCTCTCGGCGTGCGTGCAGATGCCGTCCCTGGGAGCCATCGAGGAGGCCGAACAGCTCCTGGGCAAGCCCGTCGTGTCCGCGGCGGTCTGCACCGCCCACCAGATGCTCCGGGCCCTGGATCTGGACGCCGTCGCCCCGGGGGCGGGCCACCTGCTCTCCGGAGCGTACGCGAGGACCCCGCTGCCCGGGCGGCCGTAG
- a CDS encoding bifunctional polysaccharide deacetylase/glycosyltransferase family 2 protein, which yields MSKNRRRRSQGRHTPVRNVPLRTHWLLLTTLVLTLSAALLLEGYTQHLFDDRPDGAPRGQAPGTSVPAAIGSGGPVIEGAAGRTATPAPRTIALTFDDGPDPLWTPKILDVLRRNDVRATFFTVGTRVAENPDLARRIVAEGHQIGLHSFTHTDLGTASAWRRSLELRETQLVIAGATGVTTPLLRPPYSSTNKALGDADWKAVVQAGQEGYLTVLTTLDSQDWRRPGVEAIVAGATPADSAGQIVLMHDAGGDRTQTVAALEQLVPRLKASGWKFATVGDSVALPATVQSAGTADRWQGLALITAMRTSGWILDVLSWLLWAAGGISLLRAVAVFVAARRHVRMRRRPWGAPVTEPVSVIVPAYNESAGIEAAVRSLLASDHPVEVIVVDDGSTDGTADIVEALRLPGVRVIRQQNAGKPAALNTGIAAASCNLLVMVDGDTVFEPDAVRMIVQPFAHRRVGAVSGNAKVVNRGGLLGRWQHIEYVVGFNLDRRLFDLAECMPTVPGAVGAFRREALLRVGGVSDTTLAEDTDLTMALCRDGWRVVYEERAKAWTEAPASLGALWKQRYRWCYGTLQAMWKHRGALAQRGQAGKLGRRGLVYLLMFQVLLPLLAPIVDVFAVYGLVFLDPLRILGLWTAFLLLQVLMGLYAFRLDGERPGPLWSLPLQQFVYRQLMYLVVIQSVFTAVAGSRLRWQRMERYGSLEVPVTASAPPAERPYGSEAPPAAETWADPGVPYGGYDTDPGWASHPAAPGPQNHVWPSSQGHPRP from the coding sequence GTGTCGAAGAACCGTCGTCGCCGATCGCAAGGCCGGCACACCCCCGTACGCAACGTCCCCCTGCGCACACACTGGCTGCTGCTCACGACCCTCGTGCTCACGCTCTCGGCGGCGCTGCTCCTCGAGGGCTACACCCAGCACCTGTTCGACGACCGTCCCGACGGGGCTCCCCGGGGGCAGGCACCCGGAACGTCCGTGCCGGCCGCGATCGGCTCCGGTGGCCCGGTGATCGAGGGGGCGGCCGGCCGCACTGCCACCCCGGCGCCCCGCACCATCGCCCTGACCTTCGACGACGGCCCCGACCCCCTCTGGACCCCGAAGATCCTCGACGTGCTGCGCCGCAACGACGTGCGCGCGACCTTCTTCACCGTCGGTACCCGCGTCGCCGAGAACCCGGACCTGGCCCGCCGGATCGTCGCCGAGGGCCACCAGATCGGCCTGCACAGCTTCACGCACACCGACCTCGGCACTGCGTCCGCCTGGCGCCGTTCCCTGGAGCTGCGCGAGACCCAGCTCGTCATCGCCGGTGCCACCGGGGTCACCACGCCGCTGCTGCGCCCGCCCTACTCCTCCACCAACAAGGCGCTCGGAGACGCAGACTGGAAGGCGGTCGTCCAGGCCGGGCAAGAGGGATACCTGACCGTCCTGACGACCCTGGACAGCCAGGACTGGCGGCGCCCCGGTGTCGAAGCGATCGTCGCCGGCGCCACCCCTGCGGATTCCGCCGGGCAGATCGTGCTGATGCACGACGCGGGCGGGGACCGCACGCAGACGGTCGCCGCGCTGGAACAGCTCGTACCGCGCCTGAAGGCCTCCGGCTGGAAGTTCGCCACAGTAGGAGACTCGGTCGCTCTTCCCGCCACCGTGCAGAGCGCCGGCACCGCCGACCGGTGGCAGGGACTGGCACTGATCACCGCGATGCGCACCAGCGGCTGGATCCTCGACGTGCTGTCGTGGCTGCTGTGGGCGGCCGGCGGGATCAGCCTGCTCCGCGCGGTCGCCGTGTTCGTCGCCGCCCGGCGGCACGTGCGGATGCGGCGGAGGCCGTGGGGCGCTCCGGTGACCGAGCCGGTGAGCGTGATCGTGCCCGCCTACAACGAGAGCGCCGGGATCGAGGCGGCTGTCCGTTCCCTGCTCGCGTCCGACCACCCCGTCGAGGTCATCGTGGTCGACGACGGCTCCACCGACGGCACGGCCGACATCGTGGAGGCGCTCCGGCTGCCCGGCGTACGGGTCATCCGGCAGCAGAACGCGGGCAAGCCGGCCGCCCTCAACACGGGGATAGCCGCGGCCTCCTGCAACCTGCTCGTCATGGTGGACGGCGACACCGTCTTCGAACCCGACGCGGTCCGCATGATCGTCCAGCCCTTCGCCCACCGCCGGGTGGGCGCGGTCTCCGGCAACGCCAAGGTGGTCAACCGGGGTGGTCTGCTCGGCCGCTGGCAGCACATCGAGTACGTCGTCGGGTTCAACCTCGACCGCCGTCTGTTCGACCTCGCCGAGTGCATGCCCACCGTCCCCGGTGCCGTCGGGGCGTTCCGACGCGAGGCCCTGCTCAGGGTCGGCGGCGTCAGCGACACCACCCTGGCGGAGGACACCGATCTGACCATGGCCCTGTGCCGGGACGGCTGGCGCGTGGTCTACGAGGAGCGGGCCAAGGCATGGACGGAAGCCCCGGCCTCGCTCGGCGCCCTGTGGAAGCAGCGCTACCGGTGGTGCTACGGCACCCTCCAGGCCATGTGGAAGCACCGCGGGGCCCTCGCCCAGCGCGGACAGGCCGGCAAGCTCGGCAGACGGGGCCTGGTCTACCTCCTGATGTTCCAGGTCCTGCTGCCGCTGCTCGCGCCCATCGTGGACGTCTTCGCCGTCTACGGGCTGGTCTTCCTCGACCCGTTGCGCATCCTCGGCCTGTGGACGGCCTTCCTGCTGCTCCAAGTACTGATGGGCCTGTACGCCTTCCGTCTGGACGGCGAGCGCCCCGGACCGCTGTGGAGCCTGCCGCTCCAGCAGTTCGTCTACCGCCAGCTCATGTACCTGGTGGTGATCCAGTCGGTCTTCACCGCAGTCGCCGGCTCCCGCCTGCGCTGGCAGCGGATGGAGCGGTACGGCAGTCTCGAGGTGCCCGTCACCGCCTCCGCGCCCCCCGCCGAGCGGCCGTACGGGAGCGAGGCCCCGCCGGCCGCCGAGACCTGGGCCGACCCCGGCGTGCCGTACGGGGGCTACGACACCGACCCCGGCTGGGCTTCCCACCCGGCGGCGCCGGGCCCGCAGAACCACGTCTGGCCCTCCTCGCAGGGGCACCCGCGTCCTTAG
- a CDS encoding DMT family transporter: protein MGVVLPVLFALFAAFSNALATVLQRRAALTVPQSKGFRFGLVLDLLRRPVWVAGILAVIAAGAGQAAALATGALALVQPLFVLELPLALLIASLLTRQRLPGALWLAVAGVVAGLGVALVAASPAGNRTDVPTERWVVALPACAVIVALLAFAGLRRPPGRSRAGCLGAATAVCYALTAALMKSSMHVLDEHGIGAFFTSWETYAFGASGICALLLLEHAMQGGPLVASQPALTLGDASLSIALGVVLYEEHLRSGWWLLPQLLGVALVCAGVFALSRAGEGAP, encoded by the coding sequence ATGGGCGTCGTCCTGCCGGTCCTCTTCGCGCTGTTCGCGGCCTTCAGCAACGCGCTGGCCACCGTGCTCCAGCGCCGGGCCGCGCTCACCGTGCCGCAGAGCAAGGGCTTCCGCTTCGGTCTGGTCCTGGACCTGCTGCGCCGGCCCGTGTGGGTCGCGGGCATCCTGGCCGTGATCGCGGCCGGTGCCGGTCAGGCCGCGGCGCTGGCCACGGGCGCGCTGGCCCTCGTACAGCCGCTGTTCGTGCTGGAGCTGCCGCTCGCCCTGCTGATCGCCTCGCTGCTGACCCGGCAGCGGCTGCCGGGGGCGCTGTGGCTGGCCGTGGCGGGGGTGGTGGCGGGTCTCGGGGTCGCGCTGGTGGCCGCCTCGCCGGCGGGCAACCGCACCGACGTGCCGACCGAGCGGTGGGTGGTGGCGCTGCCGGCCTGCGCGGTGATCGTCGCACTCCTCGCCTTCGCCGGCCTGCGACGGCCGCCCGGCCGTTCGCGGGCCGGCTGTCTGGGCGCGGCCACCGCCGTCTGCTACGCGCTCACGGCCGCCCTGATGAAGTCCTCCATGCACGTCCTCGACGAGCACGGCATCGGCGCGTTCTTCACCTCCTGGGAGACGTACGCCTTCGGCGCGAGCGGCATCTGCGCCCTGCTGCTGCTCGAACACGCCATGCAGGGCGGCCCGCTGGTGGCGTCGCAGCCCGCCCTGACCCTCGGGGACGCGAGCCTCAGCATCGCGCTGGGGGTGGTCCTGTACGAGGAACACCTGCGCTCGGGCTGGTGGCTGCTCCCCCAGCTGCTGGGCGTGGCCCTGGTCTGCGCGGGGGTGTTCGCCCTGTCCCGGGCCGGGGAGGGCGCGCCGTGA